From the genome of Phlebotomus papatasi isolate M1 chromosome 2, Ppap_2.1, whole genome shotgun sequence:
ggctcgctagaaacatatgggaaacgtTACGCCCCTGTATGTCACtatttaattagatattattGATAGAATCATAAGAAAATTTGGCAATTCTATATAATTctaatagatttaaaaaacaaaaaaaaaaatctttattcatttattacaagtttattattttttacgaTTTCTACCCTtttaaaaggtatattacagttCTCTCAAGTCTCTTGAAATGTTACGAATGAAACATAAAAGTGCTTTATAATGAAGCTTCTTCACCACCAAAAATACCAACACACAGATACAACCATTACTTTCAGTACTTGGACAGTCTCATAAATCCTAATACGAGCCATTTGAGAATAAATCATTTATCTTCATTGGACTTTACGTTGaaatgcttttccaaaaaagTCAACTCACTCTGGGAAGATCTAATAAAcactacagaaaaaaaatcaaccctGAGACATCTTCAAGAGGAGATTATAAAGAGAATCAAGAAGTTTTTATCACAATACCTTAAGGAATTTTACTGATTAATGTTTAACAGCGTGTTGAATATAAGTAATACCGAGTGATTCGCACCAGGTCCAGGTATTGTTCCAAGGCTGATACATAAGTCCACTAGTCTGAATGACTGAGCAATTGTCTGAAAGTTAAATTGTCCCTGAACTACTGCAAactataaaaaaaggaaaatttaaactCACTTTGTTCGAAGAGTCTCTGCATTTCTTGTGGAGAAATAAATTTATCCCATTCGTGCGTGCCCTTAGGAATAGCCTGAATGATATTCTCAGCTACAAAGATGCCCAGCCAGTAAGAGAGGAAGGTTTTGTTAAAAGTGGATAGAAAGATAGATCCTCCGGATTTCAGTGAATTGATACTGTGCCTGATAAAGTTCTCCTGATCATTCACATGCTCAATTACTTCCGACAGGATTACAGCGTCATATTTCTCAACATTTTCCAAAACGTGATCTTCAATTGTCTGTGTAAGGTAAGTTATCCTCTTTTGGATTTCCGGACTTTTCTCAGCATTTAGCTTAGCCACCTCAATAAGTTCTTCAGCTGGATCAATGGCCGTGACATTAGCATGAAGTCTTGCCAGAGCCTCTGTTAAAATTCCACCGCCACATCCAATCTCCAAGATATCCATTCCCTTCAAAATATCACGTCCTCCCTTAGGATCCTTCACTTTTCCAGTTGCAACTAAACCGTCTCTTATAAAAGGAACCCGGACGTGATTCATTGCATGAAGGGGTTTTAGATCTCCCGTAAGATCCCACCATGTTTGTGCAAGCTTCTTCATCACTTCAATATTCTCCAAATCAACACTGGGAGCCGTTTTCTGCGACTCCTCTGATGCCTTTGTTGCATAACATAACCTCAACGGCAAGCCGATTGTAATACTggatattttctcaaatttagaTAAAATATTCTGAGTTTTTCCACTTGATCTCCTTAGAAACTGTTTCACTGTGTGGGACACGTTCTGAGTGTGGCTCAACATCTTTAAAAATAACTAGGAAAGCTAATGAAAAGCAATTGAAAACAGAACAGAAATTCAGctgcttttatttattttgttttcatgGCAGCCAACTGATACAAATGAAAAAAGGTGGCAACTGGCAACATTACAATACGCGTAGTAAATTCGTCAAGATTTTTTACACATATGTTACATGCacaaaaatacagtagactcttcgatatccagcacttcgatatccgggtgacagctgccaaacactggcggttgatataattcaaaattattttcactaaacatgaagtttgtccagagtgaattaaagtattattaacattgtatcgaagtttttaattcataattgtgataaaaaatgaaacataagcacaccatgaagaaaattctctttttctttgtcagacagaaaataaattcacactgcacaaaatagaaaaaccgttgatcattcaaaaaacctaaatgtcattttgtcccccagtcagccggatatcgaagagtctactgtaggtgtatatgaaatcttttaaaattcctGGGTGTAAAATTTTAGATTAAGTAGGTTGTGTGCATCATaaacataatgcccaacgcacaataaattttgtttgtaaacatgttttcaaaatttcatatgagagagaacaagatgactagatctcggtttcattcactctcattgaaatgtcaaaaacatgtttacaaaacaaaagttattgtgcgctgggcataattgATCCAAGAagtatttagagaaaaaaaaacaacaaaattaaaaagtaaaatttggaatttcgaacatagtagagtcttctaaattcgaactctcggggggtatttttgacatttgtcACCTCCcatcgattttttcaaaactaacgaaatttatgtgagattaaattgtactttgaatcaaattcctgtACTTTCTCTCAAATCTTAGTAGTAACATACTTCCCCTTccttttatacgatcataatgcatgtaaacattcaggaagaagcacataaatatgatttttgctcatccagaatacgaattttttaacatagcccaacaattgacattttgaattgaaacgtcgttcgaatttgagagattcagatttgagagactctacgtCTACTGTACCACAATTCTGGTTAAATAGATTTACAGTTCGGACAATTTTCGTAAAActggtttaaaaatttaatttagaaaatcatCAAACTATAACTTTATACTTGCATGAATATTTCACCACCCCATGGCCAATGAAGAGTGGTGAAATTTTTTTATGGGCAAATTACCGTAAATTTCCGATTGTAATTTTTTGGTAATTACTGGTaattttccaaggaaaatttctctgaaaaatttCCGCCCATCTCTATTGTGGAATGCGAatgaattacagtagagtctcctaaattcgaacgctcggggggtatttttgacatttctcacctcccaaattcgaacgattttttcaaaactaacgaaatttgtgtgagattaaattgtactttgaaccAAATtatcgtactttctcgcaagttttagtggtaacatacttctttttcattttatatgataatactgtatgtaaacattcaggaaaaagcacatatatatgattttcattcacctagaatacgaactttgtaacataacctcacaattgacattttgaatccaaacggcgttcgaatttaagagattcagatttgagagactctactgtaccagaaaatacaaatacaaaataaaagtcaatttaatatggaattggcaaccgaaaatcccaaattggca
Proteins encoded in this window:
- the LOC129803110 gene encoding ubiquinone biosynthesis O-methyltransferase, mitochondrial, translating into MLSHTQNVSHTVKQFLRRSSGKTQNILSKFEKISSITIGLPLRLCYATKASEESQKTAPSVDLENIEVMKKLAQTWWDLTGDLKPLHAMNHVRVPFIRDGLVATGKVKDPKGGRDILKGMDILEIGCGGGILTEALARLHANVTAIDPAEELIEVAKLNAEKSPEIQKRITYLTQTIEDHVLENVEKYDAVILSEVIEHVNDQENFIRHSINSLKSGGSIFLSTFNKTFLSYWLGIFVAENIIQAIPKGTHEWDKFISPQEMQRLFEQNNCSVIQTSGLMYQPWNNTWTWCESLGITYIQHAVKH